The following coding sequences lie in one Rutidosis leptorrhynchoides isolate AG116_Rl617_1_P2 chromosome 6, CSIRO_AGI_Rlap_v1, whole genome shotgun sequence genomic window:
- the LOC139851709 gene encoding uncharacterized protein isoform X2, with protein sequence MEILKEALKKYPNSKDKSCCAKKIVQIFKEHQQEKQEETPQIEVVQDELTGLRLPMNEFLDLIDQNVKKTMQSKLKAKIMDDSSAPTFDLLSEDDKDHFQKAESKDEEKHKIIEVYEFENQVSTFMHCFFDHPLKVVFRTKKGQTLNRIQVRSLLHHTRISPSVVDCGSTIMNHEERLHGSNVCSRYIFGSTIISEDMDMLNEAPYKEEFYTRFRMNLMLQATLDNIDFRFIKQIWCSFQ encoded by the exons ATGGAAATTCTGAAGGAAGCATTAAAGAAGTATCCAAACAGTAAAGATAAAAGTTGTTGTGCGAAAAAAATAGTTCAGATATTTAAGGAACATCAACAAGAAAAACAGGAAGAAACACCACAAATAGAAGTTGTACAAGATGAATTAACTGGTCTTCGTCTTCCTATGAATGAGTTCCTTGATCTAATTGATCAAAATGTGAAGAAAACAATGCAATCAAAGTTGAAGGCGAAAATAATGGATGATTCTTCTGCTCCGACATTTGATCTTTTAAGTGAAGATGATAAAGATCATTTTCAAAAAGCAGAATCAAAAGATGAAGAAAAACACAAGATTATTGAAGTTTATGAATTCGAAAATCAAGTATCAACCTTCATGCATTGTTTCTTTGATCAtccatt GAAGGTAGTATTCAGGACTAAAAAGGGACAGACGCTAAATAGAATACAAGTTCGAAGTTTACTTCATCACACAAGAATATCGCCATCTGTTGTAGATTGCGGGTCAACCATCATGAATCATGAAGAAAGATTACATGGAAGTAATGTTTGTTCAAGATACATTTTTGGAAGCACAATCATA TCAGAAGATATGGATATGCTGAATGAAGCTCCTTACAAAGAAGAATTCTATACAAGATTCAGAATGAACTTGATGCTACAAGCAACATTAGATAATATAGACTTCAGATTCATAAAACAGATCTG GTGTTCTTTCCAATAA
- the LOC139851709 gene encoding uncharacterized protein isoform X1: protein MEILKEALKKYPNSKDKSCCAKKIVQIFKEHQQEKQEETPQIEVVQDELTGLRLPMNEFLDLIDQNVKKTMQSKLKAKIMDDSSAPTFDLLSEDDKDHFQKAESKDEEKHKIIEVYEFENQVSTFMHCFFDHPLKVVFRTKKGQTLNRIQVRSLLHHTRISPSVVDCGSTIMNHEERLHGSNVCSRYIFGSTIISEDMDMLNEAPYKEEFYTRFRMNLMLQATLDNIDFRFIKQIWDELPDGL, encoded by the exons ATGGAAATTCTGAAGGAAGCATTAAAGAAGTATCCAAACAGTAAAGATAAAAGTTGTTGTGCGAAAAAAATAGTTCAGATATTTAAGGAACATCAACAAGAAAAACAGGAAGAAACACCACAAATAGAAGTTGTACAAGATGAATTAACTGGTCTTCGTCTTCCTATGAATGAGTTCCTTGATCTAATTGATCAAAATGTGAAGAAAACAATGCAATCAAAGTTGAAGGCGAAAATAATGGATGATTCTTCTGCTCCGACATTTGATCTTTTAAGTGAAGATGATAAAGATCATTTTCAAAAAGCAGAATCAAAAGATGAAGAAAAACACAAGATTATTGAAGTTTATGAATTCGAAAATCAAGTATCAACCTTCATGCATTGTTTCTTTGATCAtccatt GAAGGTAGTATTCAGGACTAAAAAGGGACAGACGCTAAATAGAATACAAGTTCGAAGTTTACTTCATCACACAAGAATATCGCCATCTGTTGTAGATTGCGGGTCAACCATCATGAATCATGAAGAAAGATTACATGGAAGTAATGTTTGTTCAAGATACATTTTTGGAAGCACAATCATA TCAGAAGATATGGATATGCTGAATGAAGCTCCTTACAAAGAAGAATTCTATACAAGATTCAGAATGAACTTGATGCTACAAGCAACATTAGATAATATAGACTTCAGATTCATAAAACAGATCTG GGATGAATTACCTGATGGTCTTTAA